A single genomic interval of Lacrimispora sphenoides JCM 1415 harbors:
- a CDS encoding PTS sugar transporter subunit IIB: MLKIRLFCNQGMSTSLLVSKMREAAAQEGLEADIMAFPVNDLDENLGGVDCALLGPQVGYLKDKVLKTCESHQVPMDVIPMIDYGMCNGKKVLEFARKLSGK; encoded by the coding sequence ATGTTAAAGATTCGGTTATTTTGCAATCAGGGAATGTCCACAAGCCTGCTCGTTAGTAAAATGAGGGAGGCAGCGGCTCAGGAAGGACTGGAAGCGGATATCATGGCATTTCCGGTCAATGACTTAGATGAAAATCTGGGCGGAGTAGACTGTGCCCTGCTTGGTCCTCAGGTAGGATACTTAAAGGACAAGGTTTTAAAGACATGTGAAAGTCATCAGGTACCAATGGATGTGATCCCTATGATCGATTACGGCATGTGCAATGGAAAAAAGGTTCTGGAGTTTGCACGGAAGCTGTCAGGTAAATGA
- a CDS encoding 6-phospho-beta-glucosidase, translating to MLRKDFLWGGAVAAHQLEGAWKEGGKGVSVADVMTAGANGKEREITDGVIEGNYYPNHEGIDFYHRYKEDILLFAEMGFQCFRTSIAWTRIFPTGEESEPNEEGLRFYDDLFDECRKHGIQPVVTLSHFEMPYELAVKYGGFRSRICVELFVKFAKACFERYKDKVTYWMTFNEINNQADYDGDFAPFTNSGLRFKEGDNREHLMYQAAHYELVASALAVKAGHEINPDFKIGCMMAMCPIYPYSCDPKDMMMAMSSMQKRYWFADVHVRGQYPEYIKAYWKRKEMVLDITSEDLEAIKAGCVDYIGFSYYMSFTVKHRDDNPEYDYREGRDRVKNPYVQASQWGWPIDPEGLRYTMNWLYDRYGLPLFIVENGFGAYDKPGDDGIIHDGYRIEYLKAHIESMKKCVEQDGVDLLGYTPWGCIDLVSAGTGEMEKRYGFIYVDKDNQGNGTGERSRKESFYWFKKVIQTNGEEL from the coding sequence ATGCTGAGAAAAGATTTTCTGTGGGGAGGTGCAGTAGCTGCCCATCAGCTGGAAGGAGCCTGGAAAGAAGGAGGCAAAGGCGTCAGTGTTGCCGATGTGATGACAGCTGGAGCCAATGGAAAGGAACGGGAGATCACGGATGGTGTCATAGAAGGAAACTATTACCCCAACCATGAGGGCATTGATTTTTACCACCGATATAAAGAAGATATTCTTCTTTTCGCGGAAATGGGTTTTCAGTGCTTCCGCACCTCCATTGCCTGGACCAGGATTTTTCCTACGGGAGAAGAGTCAGAACCTAATGAAGAAGGCCTCCGGTTTTATGACGACTTATTTGATGAGTGCAGAAAGCATGGGATCCAGCCGGTAGTGACCCTGTCCCACTTTGAAATGCCATATGAACTGGCGGTTAAGTACGGCGGCTTTAGAAGCCGCATCTGTGTGGAGCTGTTCGTGAAGTTTGCCAAAGCTTGCTTTGAACGGTATAAGGACAAGGTGACCTATTGGATGACCTTTAACGAGATCAATAACCAGGCTGATTATGACGGAGACTTTGCACCATTTACCAACTCAGGACTTCGTTTTAAAGAAGGAGATAACCGGGAACATCTGATGTACCAGGCTGCCCATTATGAGCTGGTGGCATCAGCTCTGGCAGTAAAGGCGGGACATGAGATAAATCCTGATTTTAAGATCGGCTGTATGATGGCCATGTGCCCTATTTATCCCTACTCCTGTGATCCAAAAGATATGATGATGGCCATGTCTTCCATGCAGAAACGCTACTGGTTTGCTGATGTCCATGTAAGAGGGCAATATCCGGAATACATAAAGGCATATTGGAAACGGAAAGAGATGGTTCTTGATATCACATCGGAAGACTTGGAAGCGATTAAAGCAGGCTGTGTGGATTATATCGGATTCAGCTATTACATGTCCTTTACTGTGAAGCACAGGGACGATAATCCGGAGTATGATTACCGGGAAGGCCGGGACAGGGTGAAAAACCCTTATGTGCAGGCAAGCCAGTGGGGATGGCCCATTGATCCGGAAGGCCTTCGCTACACCATGAACTGGCTGTATGACAGGTACGGGCTTCCTCTGTTTATTGTGGAAAATGGCTTCGGTGCCTATGACAAGCCGGGAGATGACGGCATCATCCATGACGGGTACCGGATCGAATATTTAAAGGCTCATATCGAATCTATGAAAAAATGTGTGGAACAGGATGGAGTGGATCTCTTGGGATATACACCCTGGGGCTGTATTGACCTGGTATCTGCCGGGACCGGTGAGATGGAGAAGCGCTACGGATTCATCTATGTGGATAAGGACAATCAGGGAAACGGAACAGGAGAACGGAGCAGAAAAGAAAGCTTTTACTGGTTTAAGAAGGTGATTCAAACAAACGGAGAGGAATTATAG
- a CDS encoding BglG family transcription antiterminator, which translates to MLWKQLQELLMLLSQEEYRTASALAEQLKVSEKTARLRLKDLSGLLEGHGAEISSKARYGYILRIHDQEKFDAYIKKERDNTEHFPEREHERREYLLAYLISRMDYIKIDELCDFLFVSKSTLSNSLKTVEGILRRYGLSIERKPNYGIRIQGEEFDIRRLLSDYFIKRQGLTGVDISHQESEMIHLAEVIKGLLKKYGIRLSEIAFENFVEYTYVARKRMKSGFYLRLDKENLPEIGGKESALIRELISSIGTQEQIVYTADEEHYLLLYLAGKRMIGSTLENDINFVIREQTDQLALAMMELVSREYGLEMHNNFEIRMTLNQHLVPFDIRIRYDIPLKNPILEDIKQRYCLAYQISYEAVGVLKKHYKKDISEDEIGYFALIFQLALEKDKMDPCSDILVVCSTGKGSSRLLKYKYESEFSGYLRNIYVCDLLELEHFDFQKVDYIFSTVPIPMEVPVPIVEVGAFLEADDIQKITKTLRRGNSRGIIKRYYTPQRLLTGMEGKHKEDILKDLCGVIKKQEKVDDNFYELVLERETFAQMDYGNYITLPHPNQIASEETFAYVAILKEPVIWNKLPVQIVLLISIGRKEDRNRQTFYETTARFALNKEAVKRMIRKPEYETLLDLLEE; encoded by the coding sequence ATGCTTTGGAAACAGTTGCAGGAATTGCTGATGCTCTTGAGTCAGGAAGAATACAGAACGGCTTCGGCATTGGCGGAACAGCTGAAGGTCAGTGAGAAGACGGCTCGGCTGAGACTGAAGGATTTAAGCGGGCTGCTGGAAGGCCATGGAGCGGAAATAAGCTCAAAAGCGAGATATGGATATATACTTCGGATTCATGACCAGGAGAAATTTGACGCTTACATAAAGAAAGAAAGGGACAATACGGAGCATTTTCCGGAAAGAGAACATGAGAGAAGAGAATATTTGCTGGCATACCTGATATCCAGGATGGATTATATCAAGATCGATGAGCTTTGTGATTTTCTCTTTGTTTCAAAATCCACCCTGTCCAATTCTCTTAAAACGGTGGAAGGAATATTAAGGCGCTACGGCCTTTCCATTGAACGGAAGCCTAATTACGGGATCAGGATCCAGGGTGAGGAATTTGATATCCGCAGGCTGTTAAGCGATTATTTTATCAAGCGACAGGGCTTAACAGGGGTGGACATCAGCCATCAGGAAAGCGAAATGATCCATCTGGCAGAAGTGATTAAAGGTCTTTTAAAGAAGTATGGGATCCGTCTTTCCGAGATTGCCTTTGAGAATTTTGTGGAATATACCTATGTGGCCAGGAAGCGGATGAAGTCAGGCTTTTATCTTCGGCTGGACAAGGAAAACCTGCCGGAAATAGGGGGTAAGGAATCCGCCCTCATCCGGGAGCTTATTTCTTCTATCGGAACCCAGGAACAGATCGTCTATACGGCTGATGAGGAACATTATCTCCTACTGTATCTGGCTGGAAAAAGAATGATCGGAAGCACTCTGGAAAACGACATCAATTTTGTGATCAGGGAGCAGACCGACCAGTTAGCCCTTGCCATGATGGAGCTGGTAAGCAGGGAATACGGATTGGAAATGCATAATAATTTTGAGATACGGATGACCTTAAACCAGCATCTGGTCCCATTTGATATCAGGATCCGGTACGATATTCCGTTAAAAAACCCCATTCTGGAAGACATTAAGCAGAGGTATTGCCTGGCATATCAGATATCCTATGAAGCAGTAGGAGTCCTTAAAAAGCATTATAAAAAGGATATTTCCGAGGATGAGATCGGATATTTTGCCCTGATCTTCCAATTGGCCTTAGAAAAGGACAAGATGGATCCCTGCTCAGATATTCTTGTGGTATGCAGCACGGGAAAGGGTAGCTCCCGGTTATTAAAATACAAATATGAGAGTGAATTTTCCGGTTATTTAAGGAATATCTATGTCTGTGATCTTCTGGAGCTGGAGCATTTCGATTTCCAGAAGGTCGATTATATCTTTTCCACCGTTCCTATTCCCATGGAGGTCCCGGTGCCTATTGTAGAGGTAGGGGCATTTCTGGAAGCAGATGATATCCAGAAGATCACAAAAACCCTTAGAAGAGGTAACAGCCGTGGGATCATAAAGCGGTATTATACTCCGCAGCGCCTGCTTACAGGGATGGAAGGAAAGCATAAGGAAGATATATTAAAGGATTTATGCGGCGTGATCAAAAAGCAGGAAAAGGTGGATGATAATTTTTATGAGCTGGTGCTGGAGCGGGAAACCTTTGCCCAGATGGATTATGGAAATTATATCACCCTCCCGCACCCAAACCAGATCGCTTCAGAGGAAACCTTTGCTTATGTGGCGATCCTTAAAGAGCCGGTTATCTGGAACAAGCTTCCGGTCCAGATCGTCCTGCTGATTTCCATAGGAAGAAAAGAGGATAGAAACCGTCAGACCTTTTATGAAACGACTGCACGGTTTGCCCTTAATAAGGAAGCAGTGAAACGAATGATCCGGAAACCGGAGTATGAGACTTTACTGGATCTTCTGGAAGAATAA
- a CDS encoding methyl-accepting chemotaxis protein, with protein MKIGKGNIQRKKYRKISEKIAIVITAALLVVFAILSIIVVSLSGNETGTAVRSELTNLAHANGNQVQAILDAASKQAAAMQDYIGKTYNQGAAVISSAEDIKVKSTVYHTEMSDLSIEVENYLLNSMCSAVVADEDIVGFGIFFEPGKFDKSIEDYGFYVNREDAANKKVQPFGKYSDYSDKDYYKPVKLTGKPYFTKPYEYHGTTMITAAYPVMNKDEFRGVIAADIDVGHFNKITTSSEDYKTLYVGILTDDFTTVYDSRFAEDIGHNLSEFLKNPEEMKKVTDGAALGKAFSCTTVLEDGHKVSRFFYPIDVEGTHWWAQTALDTSDLNKDIEILTATIVTVSVLSLVAVAAIVIIVLKKALKPINGVVSAAAEIAAGNLAIQVDTQSNDEIGILSRTFMEMAENLRSIIQDIKYLLEEMSEGNFRIDTKYEEKYIGDYQEILSAMRTINRNLSETLAEINTASDQVSAGAGQMSDGAQTLSQGAAEQASSVEELTSNITEISQRIKNNADNAKQASRLSEESGEEVAQSNQQMQQLMKAMEEITDTSQEIGKIIHTIDDIAFQTNILALNAAVEAARAGEAGKGFSVVADEVRNLAGKSAEAAKNTTALIESTVEAIEKGRLLADHAAGSLLEVVDASKSVDERIRQIAKASEEESYAVTQIAAGLEQISSVVQTNSATSEESAAASEELSGQAQMLKSLVNRFKLRDSGERIAAHRAPNPAIEPADDFMTGGKY; from the coding sequence ATGAAAATTGGAAAAGGAAACATACAGCGAAAAAAATACAGGAAAATTTCAGAGAAAATTGCAATCGTAATCACAGCAGCATTGCTTGTGGTTTTTGCTATTTTAAGTATTATAGTCGTCAGTCTTTCAGGCAATGAAACCGGTACAGCGGTACGCTCTGAGCTTACAAATTTGGCCCACGCAAATGGAAACCAGGTACAGGCGATCCTGGATGCAGCATCAAAACAGGCAGCAGCAATGCAGGATTATATTGGTAAGACCTATAACCAGGGAGCTGCGGTTATCTCATCTGCCGAGGACATCAAGGTAAAAAGCACGGTGTATCACACGGAAATGTCTGATTTAAGCATTGAAGTAGAAAATTATTTGCTTAACAGCATGTGCTCTGCGGTTGTGGCAGATGAGGATATCGTTGGGTTCGGAATCTTTTTTGAGCCTGGCAAGTTCGATAAAAGCATAGAGGATTATGGGTTTTATGTAAATCGTGAAGATGCTGCCAATAAAAAAGTGCAGCCTTTTGGAAAATACAGTGATTACAGTGATAAGGACTATTATAAGCCTGTGAAATTAACCGGCAAGCCTTATTTTACAAAGCCTTACGAATATCATGGCACTACCATGATCACTGCCGCATATCCCGTTATGAATAAAGATGAGTTCCGGGGAGTGATCGCAGCTGATATTGATGTTGGTCATTTTAATAAGATCACCACATCTTCCGAAGATTATAAAACACTATACGTTGGTATTCTTACAGATGATTTTACCACGGTATACGACAGTAGATTTGCCGAAGACATTGGCCATAATCTCTCTGAATTTTTAAAAAATCCGGAAGAAATGAAGAAGGTTACCGATGGAGCAGCTTTGGGAAAAGCATTTTCCTGTACCACTGTCCTTGAGGATGGGCATAAAGTATCCCGGTTTTTTTATCCGATTGATGTGGAAGGAACCCATTGGTGGGCACAGACTGCATTGGATACCTCTGACTTAAATAAAGATATCGAAATATTAACGGCTACAATTGTAACTGTTTCTGTTTTGTCGCTGGTGGCTGTGGCTGCCATCGTTATCATTGTTTTAAAGAAGGCGCTGAAGCCGATTAACGGTGTGGTTTCTGCCGCTGCTGAGATCGCTGCCGGTAATCTTGCAATACAGGTAGATACACAAAGCAATGATGAGATTGGGATTCTTTCCAGAACCTTTATGGAAATGGCGGAGAACTTGAGGTCCATCATTCAGGATATAAAATACTTATTAGAGGAAATGAGCGAGGGGAATTTCCGGATCGATACAAAATATGAGGAAAAGTACATCGGCGATTATCAGGAGATATTAAGTGCCATGAGAACCATTAACCGCAATTTAAGCGAAACCCTCGCGGAAATTAATACAGCCTCTGATCAGGTTTCGGCAGGAGCGGGGCAGATGTCAGACGGCGCACAGACTTTAAGCCAGGGAGCGGCTGAGCAGGCAAGTTCCGTGGAAGAACTTACGTCCAACATCACTGAAATTTCCCAACGGATCAAAAATAATGCGGACAATGCCAAACAGGCAAGCCGCTTATCGGAGGAATCAGGAGAGGAGGTTGCACAAAGCAACCAGCAAATGCAGCAGCTGATGAAGGCAATGGAGGAAATCACCGATACCTCTCAGGAGATCGGTAAAATTATCCACACCATCGATGACATTGCATTTCAAACGAATATCCTGGCTTTAAACGCCGCTGTGGAAGCGGCTCGTGCCGGCGAAGCGGGCAAGGGATTTTCTGTGGTGGCGGATGAGGTGCGAAACCTCGCAGGAAAATCAGCCGAAGCCGCAAAAAATACCACGGCACTGATCGAAAGCACGGTGGAGGCAATTGAGAAGGGCAGGTTACTGGCCGATCATGCTGCCGGCTCACTTCTTGAGGTAGTGGATGCATCTAAGAGCGTGGATGAAAGAATCCGGCAAATAGCAAAAGCTTCCGAGGAAGAGTCTTATGCGGTTACTCAGATTGCAGCAGGACTTGAACAGATTTCATCAGTTGTACAAACCAACTCCGCAACATCAGAAGAAAGCGCGGCTGCAAGCGAGGAGCTTTCGGGACAGGCACAGATGTTAAAGAGTCTGGTAAACAGATTTAAGCTAAGAGATTCAGGCGAAAGGATTGCGGCTCATAGGGCTCCAAACCCAGCCATAGAACCAGCTGATGATTTTATGACCGGCGGTAAATATTAA
- a CDS encoding recombinase family protein, with translation MKNFYGYMRVSSLEQNTERQKVELLRWGIIDKNIYCDKLSGKDFNRPQYQKLKRKLKEGDVLVVKSIDRLGRNYDDIQEEWREIVKARKADIVILDMPILDTRTNKDLIGTLISDIVLQLLSYVAQAERENIKQRQAEGIALAKAQGKHLGRFPTPIPDEFYPVYEKWQKRIYTLETASKELGITVSQFRTMIKKHKSNTKTF, from the coding sequence ATGAAAAATTTTTATGGATACATGAGGGTCTCCTCATTAGAACAAAACACAGAACGGCAAAAGGTAGAGCTTCTGCGCTGGGGCATTATTGACAAGAACATATATTGCGACAAATTATCAGGAAAGGATTTTAACAGGCCCCAATATCAAAAGTTAAAAAGAAAATTAAAAGAGGGGGATGTTCTAGTTGTAAAAAGCATTGACCGTCTGGGAAGAAATTACGATGACATACAGGAAGAATGGAGGGAAATCGTGAAAGCCAGAAAAGCTGATATTGTGATTCTGGATATGCCCATTCTGGATACAAGAACAAATAAAGATCTGATCGGCACCCTGATTTCCGATATTGTCCTTCAGCTCCTCTCCTATGTAGCACAGGCGGAGCGGGAAAACATCAAACAGCGTCAGGCAGAGGGGATTGCCCTTGCAAAAGCCCAGGGGAAGCATCTGGGCCGATTTCCTACCCCCATTCCTGATGAGTTTTACCCGGTTTATGAAAAATGGCAGAAGCGCATCTATACCCTTGAAACCGCAAGCAAGGAGTTAGGCATTACTGTCAGCCAGTTTCGGACAATGATAAAAAAACACAAGTCAAATACAAAGACTTTTTAA
- a CDS encoding glycoside hydrolase family 2 TIM barrel-domain containing protein, whose product MIVPKHYENLHLLHENTMPNRSYYIPASQARFDLVEHRENSDRFKLLNGTWKFCYFDSIYDVKEEFFQEGYDTGNYDDIPVPGCFQNYGYDRHQYTNIRYPFPMDPPYVPAENPCGAYVRHFMYERDENAPRAYINFEGVDSCFYVWLNGSYVGYSQVSHSTSEFDVTSLIREGENTLAVLVLKWCDGSYLEDQDKFRMTGIFRDVYLLKRPEEGIFDYFLTTSREENQVHIQAAVTFFGKDVPIKTLVYDPQGELAASQEGIPQDGSLLLTIDNPVLWNAEQPYLYTFVLECQNEVIVDRLGIREITVKDGVVYFNGEKIKFHGVNRHDSDPVTGSVISLEQMKKDLRIMKEHNVNAIRTSHYPNGPQFYQLCDEYGFYVIDEADNESHGTNSIYMEDRSIEAVHGRWNRAIADNPEFTQATVDRTQRLVQRDKNRSSVVIWSMGNECAYGCTFEAALAWTKAFDPSRLTHYEAARYRDRSKTYDFSNLDLYSRMYPKLEEIHEYIGRNTGKPFILCEYSHAMGNGPGDLEDYFKVFDQYDQVCGGFVWEWCDHAIYQGRTLDGKPMYLYGGDHGEYPHDGNFCMDGLVYPDRRPHTGLMEFKNVYRPARFVSFDQEKKELVLQNRMDFIGLKDYAVIEYEVTCDGAVTAKGILKDGEMPEIKPHGIGSLNLDFKVPQKGKCYLKVQYLLKQNTALLKAGSLLGFEEILLENEDMRNQTGVCLLKEQESNDEERACPVIREDDRYLYIDGTNFAYTYNKLTGCFQDMLFENRTLLERPMEYNIWRAPTDNDRYIKNKWMEAHYDRAISRAYETSYELKDGQVEIRTILSVTAAVIQRILMIEALWTIGNDGVLNGKLDVKRDMEFPELPRFGLRLFLPKGMDQVTYYGLGPVENYLDKRRTSYHGLFTAGVKEMHEDYLKPQENGSRSDCDFVTVKGGGVSLSAASERTFSFNASVYTQEELTDKAHNYELAVSGYTVLCLDYRQDGIGSASCGPELRKEYRFDEEEFVFEVRLVPKKADI is encoded by the coding sequence ATGATCGTACCCAAACATTATGAAAATCTCCACTTGCTTCATGAGAACACCATGCCAAACAGGTCCTACTACATACCTGCTTCCCAAGCGCGATTTGACCTTGTGGAGCACAGGGAAAATTCTGACCGGTTTAAACTCTTAAACGGGACATGGAAATTCTGCTATTTTGACAGTATTTATGATGTAAAAGAGGAGTTTTTCCAGGAAGGCTATGATACCGGAAATTATGATGATATCCCGGTTCCCGGCTGTTTCCAGAACTATGGATATGACAGGCACCAATATACCAATATCCGCTACCCCTTCCCCATGGACCCACCCTATGTACCGGCTGAAAATCCATGCGGGGCTTATGTCCGCCATTTTATGTATGAAAGGGACGAGAATGCTCCCAGAGCTTACATAAACTTTGAAGGAGTGGATTCCTGTTTTTATGTGTGGCTGAACGGAAGCTATGTGGGATACAGCCAGGTATCCCATTCCACCAGCGAGTTTGATGTGACAAGTCTGATCCGTGAGGGAGAAAACACTTTAGCTGTTCTTGTTTTAAAATGGTGCGACGGAAGCTATCTGGAAGATCAGGATAAATTCCGCATGACCGGCATTTTCCGGGACGTGTATCTTTTAAAAAGGCCGGAAGAGGGAATTTTTGATTATTTTTTAACAACCTCCCGGGAAGAGAATCAGGTTCATATCCAGGCAGCAGTCACCTTTTTTGGGAAAGACGTTCCAATAAAAACTTTGGTATATGATCCCCAAGGGGAGCTGGCCGCCAGCCAGGAAGGAATCCCACAGGATGGAAGCCTTCTTTTGACTATAGATAATCCGGTGCTTTGGAATGCAGAGCAGCCTTACCTTTATACCTTTGTTCTGGAATGCCAGAATGAAGTGATCGTGGACCGCCTGGGAATCAGGGAAATCACCGTAAAAGACGGAGTGGTTTATTTTAACGGGGAGAAGATCAAATTCCATGGTGTCAACCGCCATGACAGTGATCCGGTGACAGGGTCCGTCATCAGCCTGGAACAGATGAAAAAAGACTTAAGGATCATGAAGGAGCATAATGTCAATGCAATCCGTACCAGCCATTATCCGAATGGGCCTCAGTTCTACCAGCTGTGCGATGAGTACGGCTTCTATGTCATTGACGAAGCAGACAATGAGAGCCACGGAACCAATTCCATTTACATGGAAGATCGTTCCATAGAAGCTGTGCATGGCCGCTGGAACAGGGCCATTGCAGATAATCCGGAGTTCACCCAGGCCACGGTTGACCGTACGCAGCGTTTGGTGCAACGGGATAAGAACCGGTCAAGTGTTGTGATCTGGTCCATGGGAAATGAATGCGCCTATGGCTGCACATTTGAAGCCGCTCTGGCCTGGACCAAAGCCTTTGATCCTTCCAGGCTCACCCATTATGAAGCGGCCCGTTACCGTGACCGGAGCAAGACTTATGATTTTTCCAATCTGGATTTATACAGCCGCATGTATCCGAAGCTGGAAGAAATTCATGAATACATTGGAAGAAATACCGGAAAGCCTTTTATCCTGTGTGAGTACAGTCATGCCATGGGCAATGGACCGGGGGATCTGGAAGATTATTTTAAGGTGTTTGACCAGTATGACCAGGTCTGCGGCGGGTTTGTTTGGGAGTGGTGTGACCATGCCATCTATCAGGGCAGGACCTTGGATGGAAAACCCATGTACCTTTATGGAGGAGATCACGGCGAGTATCCTCATGACGGCAATTTCTGTATGGACGGCCTGGTATACCCGGACAGAAGACCTCACACCGGTCTGATGGAATTTAAAAATGTGTACCGTCCGGCAAGGTTTGTTTCCTTTGACCAGGAAAAGAAGGAGCTGGTGCTTCAAAACCGCATGGATTTTATTGGTTTGAAGGATTATGCGGTAATTGAATATGAGGTGACCTGTGACGGAGCGGTCACCGCAAAGGGAATCCTTAAGGACGGAGAAATGCCGGAAATAAAGCCTCATGGCATAGGCAGTCTGAATTTGGACTTTAAGGTCCCTCAAAAGGGAAAATGTTATCTGAAGGTTCAGTATTTATTAAAGCAGAATACTGCCCTTTTAAAAGCCGGAAGCCTTTTGGGATTTGAAGAAATACTCCTTGAAAATGAAGATATGAGAAACCAGACCGGGGTTTGCCTGTTAAAAGAACAGGAGTCTAATGACGAGGAAAGGGCGTGCCCGGTGATTCGGGAAGATGACCGTTATCTTTATATAGACGGTACAAACTTTGCTTATACCTACAACAAGCTGACCGGCTGTTTCCAGGATATGTTGTTTGAAAACAGGACTCTTCTGGAGCGCCCCATGGAATATAACATCTGGAGGGCACCAACGGATAATGACAGATATATAAAGAATAAGTGGATGGAAGCCCATTATGACAGGGCCATATCCAGGGCTTATGAAACCTCTTATGAATTAAAGGATGGGCAGGTGGAAATAAGAACCATTCTGTCCGTTACTGCGGCTGTGATCCAGAGAATATTAATGATTGAGGCATTGTGGACCATCGGAAATGATGGAGTTTTGAATGGAAAGCTGGATGTGAAAAGGGATATGGAATTTCCAGAGCTTCCAAGGTTTGGCCTTCGCCTTTTCCTTCCAAAGGGCATGGATCAGGTAACCTATTATGGTCTGGGACCGGTGGAAAATTACCTGGATAAGAGAAGAACAAGCTATCACGGGTTATTTACTGCCGGGGTAAAAGAAATGCACGAGGACTATTTAAAGCCTCAGGAGAACGGAAGCCGGAGCGACTGTGATTTTGTAACGGTAAAAGGTGGGGGAGTTTCTCTTTCGGCAGCTTCAGAACGGACATTTTCTTTTAATGCATCGGTTTATACTCAGGAGGAGCTGACAGATAAAGCCCATAATTATGAGCTGGCAGTCTCAGGCTATACGGTCCTTTGCCTGGATTACCGCCAGGACGGGATCGGATCTGCAAGCTGCGGACCGGAACTTCGGAAAGAATACCGGTTTGATGAAGAGGAATTTGTTTTTGAAGTGAGATTGGTTCCTAAGAAAGCGGATATTTGA
- a CDS encoding DUF4489 domain-containing protein, translated as MSDYYIEDRECDCDECQDCNCNIVCERPRKHLKPNRTILKCGSQGGVTIPLATVAGAAFTLATVSVDTKALKNPCIKLEFASNIVTTAAVITLNFQVFKQCKDMLTPIPVGPIWTFSRLVAITEANTFTFFVCDCDLCNDDCCTYSVVARVAGAATVGVTSIDHASLSAIIVDNNCNSCK; from the coding sequence ATGAGTGATTATTATATTGAAGATCGTGAATGCGATTGTGATGAATGTCAGGACTGCAACTGCAATATCGTATGCGAACGTCCCAGAAAGCACTTAAAGCCAAACAGAACAATATTAAAATGCGGCAGCCAGGGAGGCGTAACCATACCATTGGCAACAGTTGCTGGTGCTGCATTTACTCTGGCCACTGTAAGCGTTGATACAAAAGCTTTAAAAAACCCATGCATTAAATTAGAATTTGCAAGTAATATCGTTACTACCGCTGCTGTAATTACTCTGAATTTCCAGGTATTCAAACAGTGTAAGGATATGCTGACTCCTATTCCCGTAGGACCAATCTGGACTTTCTCACGGCTTGTAGCTATTACTGAAGCTAACACCTTCACCTTCTTCGTTTGCGACTGTGATCTGTGCAATGATGACTGCTGCACTTACAGCGTAGTTGCTAGGGTTGCCGGCGCTGCTACGGTTGGCGTTACTTCTATTGATCATGCATCACTTTCCGCAATTATTGTAGACAATAACTGCAATTCCTGTAAATAG
- a CDS encoding tyrosine-type recombinase/integrase, which produces MPIILDRLAGIAIVEAPTTALLFPPSLANDITPHIFRHTYASDLYKAGVDIKQAQYLLGHPDIRTTLGTYTHLGYADIEIDKLETYYDAVKMQSDNDIIYFLYRLVRNFGYPQQFVDESILYL; this is translated from the coding sequence ATGCCAATCATTCTGGATCGGCTGGCCGGTATCGCCATTGTAGAAGCGCCAACCACCGCCCTCCTGTTTCCACCCAGTTTGGCCAATGACATAACCCCCCATATTTTTCGCCACACCTACGCTAGCGACTTATATAAAGCAGGAGTAGATATTAAGCAGGCGCAATACCTCCTTGGACATCCTGACATCCGGACTACACTTGGCACATACACTCATTTAGGTTATGCAGATATTGAAATTGATAAATTAGAAACTTATTACGATGCAGTCAAAATGCAGTCAGATAATGATATAATCTACTTTTTGTATAGGCTGGTCCGAAATTTCGGATACCCGCAGCAATTTGTTGATGAAAGTATCCTGTACTTGTAA
- a CDS encoding N-acetylmuramoyl-L-alanine amidase: protein MGEWYADQKIAFIVIHYVGTLGGAEANCKYYASQYIWARAHYYVGFDGEVWQSVEIKDIVWHCGAKSYVHPECRNQNSIGGRRAD, encoded by the coding sequence ATGGGGGAATGGTATGCAGATCAAAAAATTGCTTTCATTGTGATCCATTATGTAGGAACCCTGGGAGGGGCAGAAGCAAACTGCAAGTATTACGCCTCCCAATACATTTGGGCCAGAGCTCACTATTATGTTGGATTTGATGGGGAAGTCTGGCAGTCCGTTGAGATAAAGGATATTGTATGGCATTGTGGGGCAAAATCATACGTCCACCCGGAATGCAGGAATCAGAATAGTATTGGTGGCCGTAGAGCTGACTAA